The following coding sequences lie in one Miscanthus floridulus cultivar M001 chromosome 9, ASM1932011v1, whole genome shotgun sequence genomic window:
- the LOC136481173 gene encoding uncharacterized protein: MALEYLRQRDQNIMRNDQFFQSLGLSTLDAQVKGKSARNKDDVPEKSRSLYNPEDDEGSNQHDEDEVSMASKVGEDVCNKNVQHIGKFSARGSKASKRVVAPQEGETTRVTRQRTAANPSLAIVTHDALASTNTTTSPNEEHINNNDEGALFASAQQVPWKKYMGKELDALNRGHGTKIKIDITEGNRRPEAPMQAAKLASEAGISLRLHTPIFPHWKEYKKKHNKHLVEAYIGKIPFDMDTISVAVRAACVDMLKGGQRQMRHRLKKYFDGVLANLVRTTSPVTCMTDDQWRALVEMWSNPKHKDTYVKNQVNHVKVHIHQRIGSRCYIAHAYVTAVMEAIEAKPMQEGQKSMSSIEIVSKVLPQFRGPDLQSPSPQ, encoded by the exons ATGGCACTTGAATATTTAAGACAGAGGGATCAAAACATTATGAGGAACGACCAATTCTTCCAAAGCCTTGGGCTCAGTACCCTAGATGCACAAGTTAAGGGTAAAAGTGCAAGGAACAAGGATGATGTTCCTGAAAAATCTAGATCTCTGTACAATCCTGAGGATGACGAGGGCTCTAACCAACATGACGAAGATGAAGTCAGCATGG CTTCTAAGGTGGGTGAGGATGTATGTAACAAGAATGTCCAACATATTGGCAAGTTCTCTGCTAGAGGTTCGAAAGCATCAAAGAGAGTGGTGGCACCACAAGAAGGGGAAACTACTAGAGTTACTAGGCAAAGGACTGCTGCCAATCCAAGCCTCGCTATTGTCACACATGATGCATTGGCATCTACCAATACTACTACAAGCCCAAATGAGGAGCACATCAACAACAATGATGAAG GTGCATTATTTGCAAGTGCACAGCAGGTGCCATGGAAAAAATATATGGGCAAAGAGCTGGATGCGTTGAATAGAGGGCATGGGACAAAGATTAAAATTGACATTACTGAAGGGAATAGAAGGCCGGAGGCACCAATGCAAGCTGCAAAACTTGCCTCAGAGGCTGGGATCTCACTCAGGCTGCATACACCTATCTTTCCACACTGGAAGGAGTACAAGAAGAAACATAATAAACATCTTGTTGAAGCCTACATTGGCAAA ATCCCATTCGACATGGACACTATTAGTGTGGCTGTACGAGCtgcttgtgttgacatgctaaaGGGTGGACAACGTCAGATGAGGCACAGGCTAAAAAAGTACTTTGATGGAGTTCTAGCAAATCTAGTGAGGACAACGTCACCTGTGACGTGTATGACTGATGATCAATGGAGAGCATTAGTGGAGATGTGGTCCAACCCAAAACACAAG GACACTTATGTCAAAAACCAAGTTAATCATGTGAAAGTCCATATCCATCAGCGTATAGGTTCTCGATGTTACATTGCACATGCCTATGTCACG GCTGTTATGGAAGCAATTGAGGCTAAACCAATGCAAGAAGGCCAGAAGTCGATGTCTTCTATTGAAATTGTTTCCAAGGTGCTGCCGCAGTTCAGGGGGCCAGACCTGCAGTCTCCATcgccgcagtag